From Phragmites australis chromosome 5, lpPhrAust1.1, whole genome shotgun sequence, a single genomic window includes:
- the LOC133918703 gene encoding actin-related protein 2/3 complex subunit 3-like — protein MVYHSSFVDDDGVTKACGCPLLPLKTHIKGPAPASDPDKADILDEAITFFRANVFFKNFHVKSPADKLLIYLTFYVNIALKRLEGCRTLAVGTKAIINLGLEKVPVPGEPGFPFPGLFTLPQSQEEAELLRNYLKQIREETSGRLLNCAYRANGFPNKWWLAFAKRKFMNIVIL, from the exons ATG GTTTATCACTCTAgttttgttgatgatgatggggTCACCAAAGCTTGTGGTTGTCCTTTGCTTCCACTAAAAACTCATATAAAAGGCCCAGCCCCAGCCTCTGACCCAG ATAAAGCGGATATACTTGATGAAGCCATTACATTCTTTCGAGCGAATGTTTTCTTCAAGAATTTTCACGTCAAAAGTCCAGCAGACAAATTACTGATATATCTGACATTTTACGTCAATATTGCCTTGAAAAGACTAGAAGGCTGCCGGACACTGGCTGTTGGGACCAAGGCAATCATTAATCTGGGCTTGGAGAAAGTTCCTGTGCCTGGGGAACCAGGGTTTCCTTTTCCTGGACTTTTCACTCTTCCCCAATCTCAGGAGGAAGCAG AACTGTTGAGGAATTATTTGAAGCAGATCAGGGAGGAAACAAGTGGAAGACTCCTCAACTGTGCATACAGAGCTAATGGCTTTCCAAACAAATGGTGGTTGGCTTTTGCAAAGAGGAAGTTCATGAACATTGTCATCCTTTAG